Proteins co-encoded in one Arachis hypogaea cultivar Tifrunner chromosome 13, arahy.Tifrunner.gnm2.J5K5, whole genome shotgun sequence genomic window:
- the LOC112736488 gene encoding cytokinin riboside 5'-monophosphate phosphoribohydrolase LOG1-like: MHQRKAEMAKHSDAFIALPGGYGTLEELLEVITWAQLGIHDKPVGLLNVDGYYNSLLSFIDKAVEEGFISPKARHIIVSAPSPKELVKKMEEYSPQHERVASKLSWEAEQVGSYTSNCDISR; the protein is encoded by the exons ATGCATCAAAGAAAGGCAGAGATGGCTAAGCATTCTGATGCCTTCATTGCTTTACCAG GTGGCTATGGAACTCTTGAGGAGCTTCTTGAGGTCATAACATGGGCTCAGCTTGGAATCCATGACAAACCA GTGGGGTTGCTGAATGTAGATGGATACTACAATTCGTTATTGTCTTTCATTGACAAAGCTGTGGAAGAAGGCTTCATTAGCCCCAAAGCTCGCCACATAATCGTATCTGCCCCTTCACCAAAAGAGCTTGTCAAAAAGATGGAG GAATATTCCCCACAACATGAAAGAGTTGCATCTAAGTTAAGCTGGGAAGCTGAGCAAGTAGGATCATACACCTCAAATTGTGACATCTCAAGGTGA